Proteins co-encoded in one Papaver somniferum cultivar HN1 chromosome 5, ASM357369v1, whole genome shotgun sequence genomic window:
- the LOC113280768 gene encoding ankyrin repeat-containing protein At5g02620-like — protein MLMQQNMNGDTPLHVAARSKSTLIVSLFIDHACRYSQAIGNQRNDEDHDINVEEGISKDLQLVRIANKKKNTALHEALRHQPNSGIPQLSRSADRGFEYFSNDSGESPLYLAVETGTPDLVEHMLKICPSQSYGAPGGRTALHALALQDGSNFQGAHLKLVNLLRHIVKEVDKNGRTALHYAVHCRNSEFVDAVMEVDPSVCYMSDKDGMTALHHAAAKEVFGSWSSKEVIKIMKLMLGHCTDCWEVLDNQGRNFLHLAAQNNNSHVLKYVLNEISSDLILETIIGMKDQNGKTPCLTGEEFYPIIVSNPRLEARDWFGVSFNLWEIDLNKQFLALVLLPGGYNSDGPHKGMAVLANKPPFIVFLVSNTSAMVLSAVAIIIQFVGKIVSIALEDPEERKEILLQMAIFCNLLAILAMMVAFVTGIYTVLSHLPELAISVCTLGSIFFVLAFFLIFKIMKWVREDELRDSFKD, from the exons ATGTTAATGCAACAAAACATGAACGGAGATACTCCTTTACATGTAGCAGCAAGGTCAAAATCAACGCTAATAGTTTCACTGTTCATTGATCACGCTTGCCGATATTCTCAAGCCATCGGAAATCAAAGGaatgatgaagaccatgacaTTAATGTCGAAGAAGGGatatccaaagatttgcaacttGTGagaattgcaaataaaaagaaaaatacagcTCTTCACGAGGCGCTGCGACATCAACCCAACTCAGGGATACCGCAGTTGTCAAGAAGTGCAGACCGAGGTTTTGAATATTTTTCCAACGATTCAGGTGAGTCCCCACTTTACTTGGCTGTCGAGACTGGAACTCCTGATCTTGTGGAGCATATGCTCAAGATTTGTCCATCTCAAAGTTATGGTGCCCCGGGTGGACGAACGGCTTTACATGCATTAGCTCTTCAAGATGGTTCCAACTTTCAAG GGGCTCATTTAAAATTAGTCAATCTATTGAGACATATAGTGAAAGAAGTCGATAAAAATGGGCGTACTGCACTTCATTATGCAGTCCATTGCAGAAACAGTGAGTTCGTTGATGCTGTAATGGAAGTCGATCCATCTGTTTGTTATATGTCTGATAAAGATGGCATGACAGCTCTCCATCACGCTGCAGCAAAAGAAGTTTTTGGATCTTGGAGTTCAAAAGAAGTAATCAAAATAATGAAACTAATGCTTGGACATTGCACGGATTGCTGGGAAGTGCTAGACAACCAGGGAAGaaattttcttcatcttgcagctcaaaataataattctcATGTACTCAAATACGTTCTAAACGAGATTAGCTCAGATTTGATTCTGGAAACGATTATAGGAATGAAAGATCAAAACGGAAAAACACCTTGTCTAACAGGCGAGGAGTTCTATCCAATTATCGTATCTAACCCCAGGCTGGAAGCGAGAGACTGGTTCGGGGTCAGCTTTAACTTGTGGGAGATTGATCTTAACAAACAG TTTCTTGCTTTAGTTTTATTACCTGGAGGTTACAACAGCGACGGACCACACAAAGGCATGGCTGTATTAGCTAATAAGCCGCCTTTCATCGTGTTTCTAGTTTCTAACACTTCAGCCATGGTTCTCTCTGCTGTGGCTATTATAATCCAATTTGTGGGCAAGATAGTGTCAATTGCGCTAGAAGAccctgaagagaggaaagaaatCCTTCTTCAAATGGCAATTTTCTGCAATCTGCTTGCTATCCTAGCAATGATGGTGGCATTTGTGACAGGAATCTATACAGTTTTAAGCCACTTGCCTGAACTTGCAATCTCTGTTTGTACTCTTGGTAGCATCTTCTTTGTTTTAGCTTTCTTTCTAATCTTCAAGATTATGAAGTGGGTGAGAGAAGATGAACTTCGGGATAGCTTTAAAGATTAA
- the LOC113278590 gene encoding amino acid transporter AVT1J-like, translated as MGEYHDPLTTPLLINVKEDHINIPINTKQTDEESVLDDKEIQGTSTFFKTCFNGINALSGVGILSVPYALASGGWLTLILLFVVAAATFYTGLLMRRCMDVSSKIKTYPDIGEYAFGKKGRIIASSFMYLELYVVATGFLILEGDNLSNLFPNMSLTLGGVKVYGQQGFVMLVALIILPSMWLTDLRKISYISATGVLASVLIILSVFWVGAEDTGFRAKGRFFNLNGIPSGVSLYTFCFCAHPVFPTLYTSMKDKRQFSKVLLLCFAVCTISYATMAVMGYLMFGEYIKSQITLNLPIDKLSSKIAIYTTLVTPIAKYALMATPVVNAIETSSGFNYNNKTMSLVIRTMFLISSVIVALAIPFFGYLMSLVGAFLSATASIIIPCLCYLKIMGTYRRWGYELVIIIGIILMGISVVIVGTYTSLKQIASEFHLSF; from the exons ATGGGAGAATATCACGATCCATTGACGACTCCGCTATTAATCAACGTCAAGGAGGACCATATAAATATTCCGATTAACACAAAGCAAACCGACGAAGAATCGGTGTTGGATGATAAGGAAATTCAAGGAACTTCTACCTTCTTTAAAACTTGTTTCAATGGCATTAATGCTTTATCTG GAGTAGGGATACTATCAGTACCATATGCGCTAGCTTCAGGAGGATGGTTAACTTTAATACTTCTTTTTGTCGTTGCGGCTGCAACATTCTATACCGGGTTACTAATGCGGAGATGTATGGATGTGAGTTCAAAGATAAAAACGTATCCAGATATTGGGGAGTATGCTTTTGGGAAGAAAGGAAGAATAATAGCATCTAGTTTTATGTACTTAGAACTGTATGTGGTTGCAACAGGATTTTTGATACTAGAAGGTGATAACTTAAGTAACCTGTTTCCAAACATGAGTCTCACGTTAGGTGGTGTTAAAGTATACGGACAACAGGGATTCGTTATGCTCGTAGCGCTTATAATTCTCCCATCAATGTGGTTGACTGACTTGAGGAAAATTTCTTATATATCTGCAACCGGGGTTTTAGCTTCGGTACTCATCATTCTTTCTGTCTTTTGGGTTGGTGCTGAAGATACTGGTTTTCGTGCAAAGGGAAGGTTTTTTAATTTGAATGGAATTCCTTCTGGTGTTAGTTTATATACCTTCTGCTTCTGTGCTCATCCCGTGTTTCCAACATTATATACTTCAATGAAAGACAAACGACAATTCTCCAAG GTTTTGCTTCTTTGCTTTGCGGTATGTACGATAAGCTACGCTACAATGGCTGTTATGGGTTATTTAATGTTCGGTGAAtatataaaatctcaaatcacacTGAACCTACCAATTGACAAACTCAGTTCAAAGATTGCAATCTACACAACTTTAGTCACTCCcattgcaaaatatgcattaatggCAACACCAGTAGTAAATGCCATTGAAACCTCTTCGGGGTTCAACTACAACAACAAGACCATGAGTCTTGTAATCAGAACCATGTTTTTAATTAGCTCCGTTATAGTAGCTTTAGCTATTCCATTTTTCGGGTATCTAATGTCTCTTGTTGGAGCGTTTCTAAGTGCAACAGCTTccattattattccttgtttgTGTTACTTGAAGATCATGGGAACATATCGAAGATGGGGATACGAATTGGTGATCATCATTGGGATTATTTTGATGGGTATTTCAGTTGTAATTGTAGGTACTTATACATCTCTTAAACAGATTGCAAGTGAGTTCCATTTGAGCTTTTAA